One bacterium DNA segment encodes these proteins:
- a CDS encoding NADP-dependent malic enzyme, with protein sequence MIKKEEALQYHSMGRRGKIEVTPTKPCVTQRDLALAYTPGVAIPCLEIEKNPSDAYLYTAKGNLVAVISNGTAVLGLGDIGALAGKPVMEGKGVLFKRFADIDVFDIELNTKDPLEVIRTCQILEPTFGGINLEDIKAPECFQIEEELKKTLTIPVFHDDQHGTAIISAAALLNALELCGKDIAKIRVVFSGAGAAGIACAKLYLSLGVKIENVLMVDSKGVMYEGRDDKWNKYKQQFVRKTDIHTLEAAMKDADVFVGVSAKDVVTKDMVKSMAKDPIIFAMANPDPEITYPDAVSVRKDLIMATGRSDYPNQVNNVLGFPFIFRGALDVGATAINEEMKIAAVRALANLAKEDVPDSVARAYGVTSFKFGREYIIPKPFDPRVLIWEASAVAKAAMDSGVARKKVDIEEYKHELEHRLGLGREIRTMLIERAKKSPKRVVFSEGTAQRILRAAMIVKHEGFAQPIVLGNETEVRKVAAEGDIDLTGIEIVHPHSSPNYEKYVKEFFRLRHKKGVTLDDAKFIMRNPNYFGAMMVHMGDCDAFLAGVTQQYPETIRPALEIIGKRDDLSIVSGLFVLIIKNKLYFFSDTTVNITPTAEQLVEITLCCAEAARRFGISPKIALLSFSNFGSVKHPEVSKVQDAVRILHREYPDMIVDGDMQADTATDINILRSNFPFSKLQDQANVFIFPDLSSANIAYKLMIKLGGAEAIGPILMGMKKPVHVLHRSNDVDQVVVMAALATAEAGRAAADQPNLPSKVKA encoded by the coding sequence ATGATTAAGAAAGAAGAAGCCCTACAATATCATTCGATGGGGCGCAGAGGTAAAATCGAGGTCACTCCGACCAAACCCTGCGTAACACAGCGTGATCTTGCTTTGGCATACACTCCAGGCGTCGCAATTCCTTGCCTGGAAATCGAGAAGAATCCATCCGATGCATACCTGTACACTGCCAAAGGCAATCTCGTCGCTGTAATCAGCAACGGTACCGCCGTCCTTGGGCTCGGTGACATTGGCGCTCTCGCCGGCAAGCCGGTTATGGAGGGCAAAGGCGTATTGTTTAAGAGATTCGCCGATATCGATGTGTTTGACATCGAACTTAATACGAAGGACCCGCTGGAGGTCATCCGTACCTGCCAGATCCTTGAGCCGACTTTCGGTGGAATCAATCTTGAAGACATCAAGGCACCAGAGTGCTTCCAGATCGAAGAAGAACTCAAGAAAACCCTGACCATTCCAGTCTTCCATGATGACCAGCACGGCACAGCGATTATTTCCGCTGCCGCGTTGCTCAATGCGCTCGAATTGTGCGGCAAAGATATTGCCAAGATTCGTGTAGTCTTCTCAGGCGCCGGCGCTGCCGGAATTGCCTGCGCGAAGCTTTATCTGTCGCTTGGCGTCAAGATCGAAAACGTCCTAATGGTAGATTCCAAGGGCGTCATGTATGAAGGCCGCGACGACAAGTGGAACAAGTACAAACAGCAATTCGTTCGCAAGACCGACATTCACACGCTTGAAGCCGCAATGAAAGATGCCGACGTCTTTGTCGGTGTGTCGGCGAAAGATGTTGTGACCAAGGATATGGTCAAGTCGATGGCGAAGGATCCGATCATTTTCGCGATGGCGAATCCTGATCCGGAAATCACCTATCCAGACGCCGTCTCTGTCCGCAAAGATTTGATTATGGCGACGGGCCGTTCCGATTATCCCAACCAGGTCAACAATGTGCTCGGCTTCCCGTTCATATTCCGCGGCGCACTCGATGTTGGCGCAACGGCAATCAACGAAGAAATGAAGATCGCTGCTGTCAGAGCTCTTGCCAACCTCGCCAAGGAAGACGTTCCCGACTCAGTGGCACGTGCCTATGGCGTAACCAGTTTCAAGTTTGGCCGCGAATACATTATTCCGAAGCCGTTTGATCCGCGCGTCCTGATTTGGGAAGCTTCTGCTGTGGCGAAAGCCGCAATGGACTCCGGTGTCGCCCGCAAGAAGGTTGATATCGAAGAATACAAGCACGAGCTTGAACATCGTCTCGGCCTTGGCCGCGAAATCCGCACGATGCTGATCGAACGCGCCAAGAAGTCGCCGAAACGCGTTGTCTTCAGCGAAGGCACTGCTCAGCGCATTCTGCGCGCCGCGATGATCGTCAAGCACGAAGGCTTCGCGCAGCCGATCGTTCTCGGCAATGAGACTGAAGTCCGCAAGGTCGCAGCCGAAGGCGATATTGATCTTACTGGAATTGAAATTGTTCATCCACATTCATCGCCGAACTATGAAAAGTACGTGAAGGAGTTCTTCCGTCTGCGTCATAAGAAGGGCGTCACGCTCGACGATGCGAAGTTCATCATGCGCAACCCGAACTATTTCGGCGCCATGATGGTTCACATGGGCGACTGCGATGCGTTCCTTGCCGGTGTTACTCAGCAATATCCTGAGACAATTCGTCCGGCGCTGGAAATTATCGGAAAACGCGATGACTTGTCGATCGTAAGCGGTTTGTTCGTTCTTATCATCAAGAACAAACTGTACTTCTTCAGCGACACGACGGTGAATATCACGCCGACGGCAGAGCAGCTTGTGGAAATCACGCTTTGCTGTGCTGAAGCCGCTCGTCGCTTCGGTATCTCGCCGAAGATTGCATTGCTGTCGTTCTCGAATTTCGGTTCGGTGAAACATCCGGAAGTTTCCAAGGTTCAGGATGCAGTCAGAATATTGCATCGCGAGTATCCCGACATGATCGTCGATGGCGACATGCAGGCAGATACTGCAACCGACATCAATATACTGCGCTCGAACTTCCCGTTCAGCAAATTGCAAGATCAGGCAAATGTCTTCATCTTCCCGGATCTATCCTCGGCAAACATCGCCTACAAGCTGATGATCAAGCTTGGCGGCGCTGAAGCGATTGGACCGATTCTGATGGGCATGAAGAAACCTGTCCATGTCCTGCATCGCAGTAATGACGTCGATCAAGTCGTGGTAATGGCAGCTTTGGCAACCGCCGAAGCAGGCCGTGCCGCCGCCGATCAGCCAAATCTACCGAGCAAAGTGAAAGCTTAA
- a CDS encoding iron-sulfur cluster assembly accessory protein translates to MPSIVLTPSAVGEIRRRMSLKPEDSGKMLRLWVEAGGCSGLSYEMEFTADKKDSDVEFLFEGLVVLVEQRSMSYINGMTLDYSDKMVNGGFQFSNPKAKRSCGCGTSFSV, encoded by the coding sequence CTGCCATCTATCGTGTTGACTCCTTCAGCTGTCGGCGAGATCAGACGCCGCATGTCTCTCAAACCGGAAGACTCCGGCAAAATGCTGCGTCTTTGGGTGGAAGCCGGCGGATGCTCCGGTCTTTCCTATGAAATGGAGTTTACTGCCGACAAGAAGGATTCGGATGTCGAATTCCTTTTTGAGGGTCTCGTTGTTCTGGTCGAGCAGCGGTCGATGTCATATATTAATGGAATGACACTCGACTATTCAGACAAAATGGTCAACGGCGGATTTCAGTTTTCCAATCCCAAAGCCAAACGGTCGTGCGGCTGCGGTACTTCGTTCTCTGTATAA